Genomic segment of Acidimicrobiales bacterium:
GGGACCGGGGGCGCACCCCGCGAGCATCGCGCCGCCGAGGAGGACTTCCCGGGCGCGGGCTACAGCACGTTGACGGCGCGCGAGACGACGACCGCCACGGTGAGCAGCGAGGCGAGGGACTGCACCGCCATCAGCAGCTTCGCCCAGCCGGTGAGGGGCATCGTGTCGGTCGGGCTGAAGGCGGTGGCGTTGGTGAACGAGGTGTAGAGGTAGTCGTAGAACTTCGGCGTCCACCAGCTCGCGCACTCGGGCGTCGACATCTGCGGGAACAGGAAGTCCGGTCGAGGGTGGCTGGCGAGGGTTCGCGCCGCGGGGCCGCCGCGGTCGAGCTCCCAGTACCAGAGGCCGAAGACGATGATGTTCGTCAACCAGACCGGGAGGGAGGCCTCGACGAGTCCGCGTCCGTCCTGCAGCGCGCGCCCATTGCCTAACAGCGCGTGGATCAGCTCGAGGAGCGAGACGACGTTCGCGAGGTTGATCAGGGCGATGAGGGCGATGCCGAGCACCCGCAGGCGCTGCTCCTCTTTGGTGATGCGCCCCGGGTTGATGGCGAGCAGCAGCAGGCACAGCGCCCCCTCGACCGAGGGGAGGAGGAAGTGCGGGCCGAGGCCCCGCACCACCTTGTCGGGGAGCAGGAGCTGGAAGACGATCGCGACCGCCACCGCCAGCGAGGCGGGCCAGCGGTGCTCGCCGAGCGTGGGGAGGCCCCACGCGACCTGCCCCTCGGTCGGCCGCTCGACGCCGGGGGGCTCGGGAGGGCCGCCCGGGGATGCCGTGCTCACAGCGAGAACGTAGCGAGCGGTCGCCCTCGGACCGGGGATGCTCGGGTGCGCTCAGCGGGAGGCGGCGAGACGGGTGGCGCGGGGGAGGAGCTCGGCGCTGCCGAGGCGCTCCGCCCAGCCGGCGAGCTCGGAGGTGGGCCCCCGCCAGCGGAGCGACTCGGTGTCGCCGAGGATCGTCGGGTCGATGCGCAGTGTCGCGAGATCGAGGAAGCGTTCGGCGAGCGGCCGCCCCTCGGCGAGGGTGGCGGCGAGCTTCTCGGCGCCGCGCGCCGCGCGCTGCAACGCCGGCGGCCAGTCGTGGGCCGCGTCGGGGATCGCCGCGATGTGGCCGTAGTGGGAGAGGACGACCGCTGCGCTCCGCTTCCCCCAGCCGGGGAGGCCGGGGAAGCCGTCGGCGCTGTCCCCGACGAGGGCGAGCCAATCCGGGATCGACGCGGGCGCGACCCCGAACTTCTCGATCACCCCTGCCTCGTCGGAGACGACGCCGCTGCGGCGGTCGAGCTGCACGACGCGCGAGCCGCTCACGCACTGCGCGAGGTCCTTGTCCGGGGTGCAGATCACCACCTGCGAGACGCGAGCGTCGGCCGCGGCGGTCGTCGCCGCGGAGGCGAGGGCGTCGTCGGCCTCGAGCTCGACCATCGGCCAGACCACCACCCCGAGCGCGGTGAGCGCCTCCTCGAGCGGAACGAACTGCGAGGTGATCTCCTCGGGGACGCCGCTCCCGTCCTTGTAGGTCGGCCACAGGTCGTTGCGGAAGGACTCGATGACGTGGTCGGTGGCCACCCCGAGGTGGGTGACCCCGCTCGAGAAGAGCGCGAGCACCGACACGAGCACGCCCTGCACCCCGCCGAGGGGGCCGCCGGTCGGTCGGCCGCGGTTGCCGAAGTGGTGGCGGAAAAGCTCGTAGGTGCCGTCGAGGAGGTGCGGGCGCAGCGTCGCCCCGCCGCCCGTCACGAGCGGGTCAGCCCCTCGAGGCGGCCGAGCGCCTCGGTGAGGACGTCGGGGCGCTTGCAGAAGGCCCAGCGCACGAGGGAGCGGCTGCGCACCTTGTCGTCGTAGAAGACGCTGCTCGGGATGGCGACGACCCCGCAGCGCTCGGGGAGCTCCAGGCAGAAGCTGACCCCGTCGCCGGCGTAGAGCGGGGTGATGTCGGTGGTGAGGAAGTAGGTGCCCTCCGTCCGGCAGAGCGAGAAGCCGAGGGCGGAGAGGCCCTCCGCGAGCAGGTCGCGGCGCGCCTGCAACGACGCCGCGGCCTCCCGGTAGAAGGCGTCGCCGAGGGCCAGGCCGACCGCGATCGCCGGCTGGAAGGGGGCGCCGCTCACGTAGGTGAGGAACTGCTTGGCGGCGCGCACCGCGTCGAGGAGGGGGGCGGGGGCGCAAGCCCACCCCACCTTCCAGCCGGTGAAGGAGAAGGTCTTCCCCGCCGAGGAGATCGTCACCGTCCGCTCCGCCATCCCCGGCAGGCTCGCGAGCGGGATGTGGCGTCCCTCGTAGACGAGGTGCTCGTAGACCTCGTCGGTCACCGCGTAGAGGTCGTGCTCGACACAGACGCGGGCGATCTCCTGCAGCTCGGCCTCGCTGAAGACCTTCCCCGTCGGGTTGTGCGGGGAGTTGAGGAGCAGGAGGCGGGTGCGGTCGCTCACCGCCGCCGCGAGCGCCGCCGGGTCGAAGGACCAGTCCGGGGCGGTGAGGGGGACGACGCGCCGGCGCGCCCCGGCCATCGCGATCGTCGCCGCGTAGGAGTCGTAGTAGGGCTCGAAGACGACCACCTCGTCGCCCGCCTCGCACAAGCCGAGCATCGCGGCGGCGACCGCCTCGGTGGCGCCCGCGGTGACGAGGATCTCGCGGTCGGGGTCGAACTCGAGGCCGTAGAAGCGGCGCTGGTGCTCGGCGACCGCCCGCAGCAGCTCCGGCTCGCCCCTCCCCGGCGGGTACTGGTTGCGGCCGGAGCGGATCGCCGCGATCGCCGCCTCGGCGACCTCGGGTGGCCCGTCGGTGTCGGGGAAGCCCTGGCCGAGGTTGATGGCGTTGGTGCGCACAGCGAGGGCGGACATCTCGGCGAAGATCGTCGTCCCGAACTCGCTGAGCGCGGAGTTGAGGGGCGCGCGCCGCAGCCCGACGGGCTCCTCGGTGGCCGGCTCGGTGTGCATCGTGCTCCTCCGCCGCGGCGCGCTGCCGCCGGCCCGCCCACGCTACGTCGCGCCGCGCCCCGCCACCTTCTCGGGCGCCGGTGCCCGGCGGGCGGGAGCGTCGTAGCATTCACCGTGAGACAAGGGGGTCGGCGATGGCGGTCCAGCTCAACCACACGATCGTGCACAGCCGCGACAAGATGGCCGGGGCGACGTTCCTCACGAGGGTGCTCGGCCTCGACCCGCCGGGGACCTTCGGCCACTTCGTGACGGTCGAGGTCGCGAACGGTGTCTCGCTCGACTACGACGACGCCGAGGAGATCCGCTCCCAGCACTACGCCTTCCTCGTCGACGACGACGACTTCGAGCCGATCTTCGAGCGGGTGAAGGCGGAGGGGATCGCCTACTTCGCTGACCCGGGCCACCACCGCGAGGGGGAGATCAACGTGCGCGACCGGGGGCGGGGCTTCTACTTCTCGGACCCCGACGGCCACAACCTCGAGGTGCTCACCCGCCGCTACGGCTCGTAGTCGACCGCCCGCTGCCGGCCGATAACGTCGGCCGCGGCCGCGGCGGCGGCCTCTAG
This window contains:
- a CDS encoding 5'-3' exonuclease H3TH domain-containing protein yields the protein MTGGGATLRPHLLDGTYELFRHHFGNRGRPTGGPLGGVQGVLVSVLALFSSGVTHLGVATDHVIESFRNDLWPTYKDGSGVPEEITSQFVPLEEALTALGVVVWPMVELEADDALASAATTAAADARVSQVVICTPDKDLAQCVSGSRVVQLDRRSGVVSDEAGVIEKFGVAPASIPDWLALVGDSADGFPGLPGWGKRSAAVVLSHYGHIAAIPDAAHDWPPALQRAARGAEKLAATLAEGRPLAERFLDLATLRIDPTILGDTESLRWRGPTSELAGWAERLGSAELLPRATRLAASR
- a CDS encoding pyridoxal phosphate-dependent aminotransferase; protein product: MHTEPATEEPVGLRRAPLNSALSEFGTTIFAEMSALAVRTNAINLGQGFPDTDGPPEVAEAAIAAIRSGRNQYPPGRGEPELLRAVAEHQRRFYGLEFDPDREILVTAGATEAVAAAMLGLCEAGDEVVVFEPYYDSYAATIAMAGARRRVVPLTAPDWSFDPAALAAAVSDRTRLLLLNSPHNPTGKVFSEAELQEIARVCVEHDLYAVTDEVYEHLVYEGRHIPLASLPGMAERTVTISSAGKTFSFTGWKVGWACAPAPLLDAVRAAKQFLTYVSGAPFQPAIAVGLALGDAFYREAAASLQARRDLLAEGLSALGFSLCRTEGTYFLTTDITPLYAGDGVSFCLELPERCGVVAIPSSVFYDDKVRSRSLVRWAFCKRPDVLTEALGRLEGLTRS
- a CDS encoding VOC family protein; protein product: MAVQLNHTIVHSRDKMAGATFLTRVLGLDPPGTFGHFVTVEVANGVSLDYDDAEEIRSQHYAFLVDDDDFEPIFERVKAEGIAYFADPGHHREGEINVRDRGRGFYFSDPDGHNLEVLTRRYGS